A stretch of DNA from Oryza brachyantha chromosome 4, ObraRS2, whole genome shotgun sequence:
gttCATCTTagatatgtaatatatatatttttgtaatggACTGATAAATGTGATGCACTATTCTGACATGAATGGTGTTCAGTAATTCAGTTAGCTGTTTTACATCATTTGTTAATAATATCAAGTGGACCAAATAATGATAATTGCTGCATATGTAAGGATGGTCGGTGTATTTTGGTAAATTTCAGGATCTTTCATTGAGTTGCAGAAGATGAAAATATATGCTGATTAGAGAACAAATATCTAGATATTTGTGTCTCTTGTTGTGTAGACAATTAATGAACTCCATATGATTTATGTTTCTGttgcatttgattttttttaacaattgcTAGTTGCTCTTCATAGACAACCTGCTCATCTACCATCTTCATTCCTTCTTATATATTGTTCTGATCCAGTATAGCATTTGTATCTCCGTGTTATATGATTCCAAATTATTCCCATGGAGCAGGTAAAACTATTTCTGTGGATGAGAAAACACATATTGTTGTCCCTGAGGATAGATATGGACTATACGCTATCGATAGTCTGGACCCAGACATGGTAAAacattatttcatatttttggcTAAAGCTCTACTTGTTACTACTACTTTTCTGAGGGTTCCGTTTGAACGAtcacttatatttaatgcatttTAACTTGTGTCTCTTACCTTCCTCCTGTTCTGTGACCGTTAAATCATGCACtatctttttctattttgcaGTCCCAACATTCACAAACTGTCCTGTTCTTGTTAAAATATCTATTAGTGATTATTCTCTGTTGTGTTTTGATTGCTGAACTACAACTTGCAAGTTCTTAAACTCTTTAAATCCAATTTGTTGTGAACCTGGACTTTAACAGCTCAACAAAGTCAAATTCATATACTGCAGTTGCATACCTGATCTGCATCACTTATATCATTTTGAATTAGCAGATCATTTGTGATGATAGTGTTTGCTACTATCATGACATGATAGTGGAAATGATCAAATGGGGATATCAAGAGGGCAAAACATTATTTGGATTTGGTTACGATTTCCGCCAAAGTAACAGGTGACTTATGTGCTTCTATTCCTGTTTTGCACATATGGCACTGTTTATACTTTACAGTACTTTACGGGTGGTTAAATCATgctattataattattaacaaaCTCACTTGTGATGTTGCACATTCTTTCTGGTGGTAGAAGTGATTTAACAGCTCTCCTTTTTTGTTCCCACTTTGCTCAGGCTTTCAGACACACTTGATAGATTTTCCAGAAAACTGGAGTCAGTATACACAGCTTCTGGAGGGAAAAAGATCAATCTCATTACTCATTCAATGGGAGGATTGCTTGTCAAATGCTTCATGTCCCTCCATAGTGATGTGAGTATTTCTCCATGTATTTTGGATCTTACCGGATTTTCTTTTCGTGATCTGCATATTCGCTTCTTGCAAGGCTATAACGTTGCTCCCTTTCTATAGGTTTTTGAGAAATACATAAATAGTTGGATTGCAATTGCAGCACCATTTCAAGGTACTGGTCTCTTGGAGcccattaatttttaaagatttatctcaattCAAAAAGAAAGAGCCTTGCTATCACATAATTGTGTGCTTTAGTATTAAATGATCACTATAGATGATGATCGATTTCCTTCAATCATATATGTGAGCAACTTTACATGGCAAACAACTTACTACTCCATGACAGGTGCACCTGGGTACATAACTTCTAGTCTGCTGAATGGTATGTCTTTTGTCGAAGGATGGGAGtcaaatttctttatttcCAAGTGGAGTATGCAGCAATTGGTATGTATTTGGTAATCAATTCATTGGTCATGTCCTCAAAATAAGACCATGCAGGCaccattattttgttttccattattttgtttttaaaacaaagacTGAAACTGTATCTTTTTTCTGCCTCAGTTGCTTGAGTGTCCATCAATTTACGAGTTGTTGGCTAACTCAACTTTCCAATGGGAAGATACTCCATACCTACAGATCTGGAGAGAGAAATTGGATAGTAATGGCAAGAAAAGTGCCATGTTAGAGTCATATGAGCCAGATGAAGCAATAAAAATGATTAGACAAGCTCTTTCCAAGCATGAGgcaagtatttatattttagactgCAATATAATTCACCCAATGTAATATGTTTgtctgaaaaatatgatattattgGTATATTGTAGATTATTTCTGATTGTATGCACATACCATTGTCCCTTAATATGGATATATTGAGATTATTGGTATATTGCAGATAATTTCTGATGGTATGCACATCCCATTACCCCTTAATATGGATATATTGAGATGGGCAAAAGAAACACAAGATATTCTATGCAAGGCAAAGCTTCCAGAATCAGTGAAGTTCTACAATATTTACGGAACTGATTATGATACTGC
This window harbors:
- the LOC102703207 gene encoding lecithin-cholesterol acyltransferase-like 4, which gives rise to MAVLEDLIRAIELWLRIAKEQVPLVDPTLDPVLLVPGIGGSILEAVDEAGNKERVWVRILAADHEFRAKLWSKFDASTGKTISVDEKTHIVVPEDRYGLYAIDSLDPDMIICDDSVCYYHDMIVEMIKWGYQEGKTLFGFGYDFRQSNRLSDTLDRFSRKLESVYTASGGKKINLITHSMGGLLVKCFMSLHSDVFEKYINSWIAIAAPFQGAPGYITSSLLNGMSFVEGWESNFFISKWSMQQLLLECPSIYELLANSTFQWEDTPYLQIWREKLDSNGKKSAMLESYEPDEAIKMIRQALSKHEIISDGMHIPLPLNMDILRWAKETQDILCKAKLPESVKFYNIYGTDYDTAHTVRYGSEHNPISSLSSLLYTQGNYICVDGDGSVPVESAKADGLNAVARVGVAADHRGIVCDRHVFRIIQHWLHAGEPDPFYDPLSDFVILPTAFEIEKHREKRGDVTSVREDWEIISPCDDERKRPAELPPMFNTISASREGKDGPLEEAQATVVVHPESKGRQHVAVRAVGVTHGG